The Longimicrobiales bacterium nucleotide sequence GCGGCCTGGTAGTCGGTGAGGCCCGCGTACTTGATCGCCTGAAGGGCATTGCGCACAGATCGATCGAGGGAGCGTCCGACGAGGACCGTTTTTGGGTCCTGAGGGCGGGTGAACCGTGGCTCCCCGCCCTGCCGGGCGATGCAGCGGACGCCCGAGCCGCGATTGACGACACACAGCCTACGGATGCACACGGGGCACTCGCCGCCGCCATCGAACGAGCAGCAGGCTTGCTCGCAGCGTCGGGGTTCGACCACCAGGAGATCCACCTCCTGTCCGATCTTCAGGAATCAGCCTTTCCGCCCGCGGGGGAACAACCGGGTGGCTCGATCCCGATCGTCGTGTGGGCAACCGATGATGAGATCCCGCTGAACACGGGGCTCGAAAGTGTGGTAGTGGGAGGCGGACTCCCTCCACTGGAGGGACAACGCTCTGAAGTGACCATCGCCGCCCTCGCATCCGAGTCGGACACGGCTCGCTTGCCTGTGCGCCTGGTGGTGAATGAACGCATCCGCGGAGCCGCGAGTGTTCCCGCAGGGTCGGCGACGTCGGTCGGCCTGCCCGCCACCGGTGCGGGATGGGTCCGGGGTTACGCCGACTCCGATCCCGACGCGCTCCGCGCAGACGACCGTCGCTTCTTCGCCTTCCGCTCCCGGCCAGCCCCGGCCGTGGCGATGACCGGCGCCCCGGGACTCTTCGCCGACCAGGCCCTCTCGGTCTTGGAGCAAGCCGGCCGCATCTCTCGGGGCGCCGTAGCTACCTCTGATCTCTTGGTCAGCGATGAAGGCCTGGGCCTCGAGAGCCTTCCGGCCTCGGCCAGCGTATTGGTCTTGCCGCCCACCGACCCGACTCGCCTGCCCGCGCTGAACCGACGGCTTTCAGATGCCGGGGTGCCGTGGCGCGTCGAAAGCCGAGCGGCTTTCGGGGAAGCGGAGTTGGCCGGTCGCCTGCTACCCCCATCCCTAGCCGGGGTGCGGGCTCTACGGTGGTATCGACTCCGGCTCGTGGGGGAATCGGACAACGCTTCTTCCGTGCTCGCAGATGCCGGCGGTGATCCTTGGATCGTCCAAGGCCAGGACGCGATCGGGCGCCGATACCTCCTCGTTGCATCCCCCTTGGACGAGGGGTCATCGACACTCCCGGTATCATCGTCCATGCTCCAGTTCTTCGACTGGGCTGCCAGCGAATGGGCCGGCGCGGGCGGGACGACGACAGAATACCTAGCTGGTGATCACATCTCGGCCCCTCGCTCAGCCACTCATGTGAGGCTCCCGGGAGGCGTCGAGATCGAGATCGACGGAACACGCATGGTCCGAGGCACCGGGCAGGCCGGGTTCTACACATTTCTGAGCGGAGACACGGAGGTGTCAGTGTTCGCGCTGAACGTGCCGGGCGAAGAGTCTCGACTCGCTCGGATCTCCTCGCGTGACCTCGAAGCTCACCTCGGAACCGATATAACGACCGTGGATCGCGAGGCTCAATGGGATCGCTCTGTGTTCCGAGCGCGCCAGGGGCCCGAACTGTGGTGGCCCCTACTCCTTGCCGCCGCGCTGCTCCTAGCAGTCGAAGCACTTGTCGCTGCCTCCGGGCGGGTCGAACGCAATGCCAGCAACAGGCGAAGAGTCGAGTCAGCGTCGGTCGATGCCACGGCCTAACGTCATTCTCTCCGCGGTCGGATCCTGTCCGGCTGTCCTCGCCACTGCCTCGGCTCTGCCGACCCCGGGACACACCACTCGAATCGGTGGCGTAAGGGGGGCCCTAGGCCCATTGGTCTTGGCGGCACTCCATCGGGCGAATCCGGAGCGGGTATTCGTCGCGCTCGCAGAGTCCCCGC carries:
- a CDS encoding BatA domain-containing protein, with the protein product MGALSPMFLATAVAIGVPIFIHLFQRHETRRVSFPALRYLERTEREHARQIKLRQLILLLARVAVLLLVVGAGARLFFKGRGTAHPPTAVVIVLDNSMSSGLVVGEARVLDRLKGIAHRSIEGASDEDRFWVLRAGEPWLPALPGDAADARAAIDDTQPTDAHGALAAAIERAAGLLAASGFDHQEIHLLSDLQESAFPPAGEQPGGSIPIVVWATDDEIPLNTGLESVVVGGGLPPLEGQRSEVTIAALASESDTARLPVRLVVNERIRGAASVPAGSATSVGLPATGAGWVRGYADSDPDALRADDRRFFAFRSRPAPAVAMTGAPGLFADQALSVLEQAGRISRGAVATSDLLVSDEGLGLESLPASASVLVLPPTDPTRLPALNRRLSDAGVPWRVESRAAFGEAELAGRLLPPSLAGVRALRWYRLRLVGESDNASSVLADAGGDPWIVQGQDAIGRRYLLVASPLDEGSSTLPVSSSMLQFFDWAASEWAGAGGTTTEYLAGDHISAPRSATHVRLPGGVEIEIDGTRMVRGTGQAGFYTFLSGDTEVSVFALNVPGEESRLARISSRDLEAHLGTDITTVDREAQWDRSVFRARQGPELWWPLLLAAALLLAVEALVAASGRVERNASNRRRVESASVDATA